Genomic DNA from Amycolatopsis alba DSM 44262:
ACGGCGGCGGCGATCGCGCCCTCGACGAGCGGCGCGTCCACGACGAGGGCCGCCGACGGATCCGCGAGCGATTCGACGGCCAGTTCCGCGGTCATCTGCGCGCTGCCGAGGTCGTACAGCAGGACGACCCCCGCGCCCGAATCGGCGCGCTGGGTCGCGGCGACGACCTCGTCGTAATCCGTTCCGATCCCGCCTTCGGGCAGGCCGCCCGCCGCCATGATGGTGACGTCCGGCGCCATCTGCGCGGCGAGTTCCGCGAGCCCTTCGGCGAGTTTGGCGCTGTGGGAGACGAGCACGATTCCGACGCTCACCGGGCGGCCTCCGCGAAAGCGCGCAGCAGCAGCGCCGTCGAACGGGCACCGGGATCCATATGCCCCTTCGCGCGCTCACCGAGGTACGACGCCCGGCCCTTGCGCGCCACGAGATCCACAGTGGACTCGGCGCCCTTGTCGGCGGCGTCCGCGGCCGCGGCCAGGATCGCCGCGACATCGGCACCCGAAGCCTCTTCGGCGGCGGAGACGGCGGGAATGAGCGCGTCGACCATGGTCGCGTCTCCTCCGACGGCCTTGCCACGCGCTTGCACTCCCTCGAGTGCCGCGCGCAGGGCCTCGACGAGCAGCGGCCCGTCCACTTCGGCCGCGTCGCCCAGTTTGACCGACGCGCGCAGGAAAGCCGTGCCGTACAACGGGCCAGCCGCGCCACCGACCTTCGAGATCAACGTCGTGGCGGCGAGTTTCACGACGGCGGCCGGGGTTTCGGGCGTCGCGGTGTCCAAAGCGGACACGATGGCGGTGAACCCACGGTCCATGTTCTCGCCGTGGTCGGCGTCGCCGATCGCGCGGTCGAGGTCGACCAGCTCGGCGCGATGCTCGGCGATCACCGCGGCCGCCGCCCGCAAGGCGGCGGCGAGTGTCTCGGCGGTGCAGGCCATCAGACTCCCCACCTCAGGGCCGGGGTGTTCACCGGCGCGTCCCACAACTCGGTCAGCTCGTCGTCCAGTTTCAGCAACGTCAGGCTCATCCCCTGCATCTCGAGGCTGGTGATGTACGGCCCCACCAGGCGGCGTTCGACCACGATCCCACGCTCGGCCAGCAGCCGCTCGGCGATGCCGTGGGCCAGGTACAGCTCGACCAGCGGGGTGCCGCCCATCGAGTTCGTGAACAGCAGGACCTTGTCCCCCTCGGCGAAGGGCAGGTCCGTGACCACCGCTTCGACCATGCGGGCGACGAGCTCGTCGGCGCTCACCACGGCCGTCCGTTCGATACCCGGTTCGCCGTGGATGCCGATGCCGAACTCGATCTCGTCGTCGGCGAGGTCGAAACTCGGTTCGCCCGCGTGCGGCACGGTCGGCGCGGTGAGCGCGACGCCGATCGAGCGGACCTGGCCGATCACCTTGCGCGCCAAGGCCTCCACCGCGTCGAGCGCGTCGCCCCGTTCGGCGGCGGCACCGGTGATCTTCTCCAGCAGCACCGTGCCGCCGACACCGCGACGACCGGCGGTGTACGTGGAGTCCTTGACCGCGACGTCGTCGTCGATGACCACGCTGCGGACGTCGAGCCCCTCGGCGGCGGCGAGTTCCCCGGCGGTCTCGAAGTTGAGCACGTCACCGGTGTAGTTCTTGACGATCAGCAGCGCGCCCGCGTCGCCGGTGGTGGCCTTGACCGCGGCTTCGACGGCGTCCGGCGTCGGCGAGGTGAACACCGCGCCGGGGACGGCGGCCGACAGCATGCCCTGCCCGACGAAGCCCCCGTGCAGCGGTTCGTGCCCGGAGCCGCCGCCGGAGATCACCGCGACCTTGCCTGCCGATGGCGCGTCCACACGCACCACGATCGCCGGGTCGTCCTCCACGCGCAGGACGTCCGCGTGCGCCGCGGCGAGTCCGCGCAAGGATTCCGCGACCACCGTTTTCGGGTCGTTGATGATCTTCTTCAAGGTGGCCTCCGGCCGTCGGCGGGTGGGGTGTCCCCTTCCTACCTCTCCCGGCCGGATGCCGCCAGGTTCAGGGCTTCGGCAGCTTGGAGATCACCGATTTGGCGATCTTGGCCGCCTTCTCACAGGACGCGGCTTCGTCCTTCTTCTCGTCGTAGTTCTGGTAGCTCACGCCGACGATCTCGACGCCGTCGTCGTCGATCCAGGGCTTGTGCTGCCACTCGATCTTGCACTCGGCGTTGCTGCCCGAGCCGCCCTTCTGATAGGTCGAGACGCCGTCGATGTCGACCTTCTTGCTGCCTTCGCGCGCCTCCGGCGCTATGCCGTGCCGGAAGCCGATCGTGATCCGCGGGTTGGAGCCGGGGGTCCAGTCACAGGCGTGGAAGCTGCTCGGCGAGGTCGCGCCGTGCGGCACGACCTCGGCGAGGACCGCGGGGTCCGCGACGGTGCACGGGTCGACCGCGGTCAGCGTGCCCGTGCCCGCCTGGAACTTCGCCGGTGACGAGTGCAGGGATTTCACGGCCTTGGCCGCCACGGCGCGACCGGTCGCGCAGGGATCGCCGCCGTCGTAGGTGATCGCGAAGCTCATCCCGCGCTCGGGCTTGCGCAGCGTCATGACCCCGACGTCGCAGGA
This window encodes:
- a CDS encoding DUF3558 domain-containing protein; the protein is MLLNARRRRIASVLALVAALGVVSACGQNLGKSNFARTTVAAEAGSGGEVPTGDINDPAVAPAVMRTIDPCPLVGKEALSSLGTPEDPRPSLTSFGTCMTKVVDAGGKKVTISVDIGASTYLNDSGGATVSVVEGLPQVERKSKDGKSCDVGVMTLRKPERGMSFAITYDGGDPCATGRAVAAKAVKSLHSSPAKFQAGTGTLTAVDPCTVADPAVLAEVVPHGATSPSSFHACDWTPGSNPRITIGFRHGIAPEAREGSKKVDIDGVSTYQKGGSGSNAECKIEWQHKPWIDDDGVEIVGVSYQNYDEKKDEAASCEKAAKIAKSVISKLPKP
- the dhaK gene encoding dihydroxyacetone kinase subunit DhaK; the protein is MKKIINDPKTVVAESLRGLAAAHADVLRVEDDPAIVVRVDAPSAGKVAVISGGGSGHEPLHGGFVGQGMLSAAVPGAVFTSPTPDAVEAAVKATTGDAGALLIVKNYTGDVLNFETAGELAAAEGLDVRSVVIDDDVAVKDSTYTAGRRGVGGTVLLEKITGAAAERGDALDAVEALARKVIGQVRSIGVALTAPTVPHAGEPSFDLADDEIEFGIGIHGEPGIERTAVVSADELVARMVEAVVTDLPFAEGDKVLLFTNSMGGTPLVELYLAHGIAERLLAERGIVVERRLVGPYITSLEMQGMSLTLLKLDDELTELWDAPVNTPALRWGV
- the dhaL gene encoding dihydroxyacetone kinase subunit DhaL, which codes for MACTAETLAAALRAAAAVIAEHRAELVDLDRAIGDADHGENMDRGFTAIVSALDTATPETPAAVVKLAATTLISKVGGAAGPLYGTAFLRASVKLGDAAEVDGPLLVEALRAALEGVQARGKAVGGDATMVDALIPAVSAAEEASGADVAAILAAAADAADKGAESTVDLVARKGRASYLGERAKGHMDPGARSTALLLRAFAEAAR